One Pseudomonas rhizophila DNA window includes the following coding sequences:
- a CDS encoding Na+/H+ antiporter subunit C, whose product MEEVIAIAIGVLAASGVWLVLRPRTFQVVMGLCLLSYGVNLFIFSMGSLFIGKEPIIKDGIPQDLLHYTDPLPQALVLTAIVISFAMTALFLVVLLASRGLTGTDHVDGREPKE is encoded by the coding sequence ATGGAAGAAGTCATCGCAATAGCAATCGGCGTGCTGGCCGCCTCCGGGGTCTGGCTGGTGCTGCGACCACGGACGTTCCAAGTGGTCATGGGCCTGTGCCTGCTGTCCTATGGCGTCAATCTGTTCATCTTCAGCATGGGCAGCCTGTTCATCGGCAAGGAACCGATCATCAAGGACGGCATACCCCAGGACCTGCTGCATTACACCGACCCGCTGCCCCAGGCGCTGGTTCTCACTGCGATTGTGATCAGCTTCGCCATGACCGCGCTGTTCCTGGTGGTCCTGCTGGCCTCCCGGGGCTTGACCGGCACGGACCATGTGGACGGTCGGGAGCCC